One genomic window of bacterium includes the following:
- a CDS encoding Gfo/Idh/MocA family oxidoreductase, producing the protein MLKVGIVGVGGMGSNHAARYSQMDDVQIAGVYDHDDQTAERIVRQFGATKYGNVDQLIRAVDYVDICTPTNTHVDLLEQVANAGKSVFTEKPLGRTLEECKRAVEAVRKNNVLCMPGHVVRFCPEFKRAKEMVGDGAVGTPAAIRTTRARVPMGGWNADTSMRGGVILDLIVHDFDWIRWTFGPVERVFARGIAANKPGGFDYALVTLKLKNGAIAHVEGSWAEPSNFFVAFEIAGDKGLLDYNSNRDSSFKVTKAKTETTTGFSLFESPLTPQEDPLYLELRHFADCVIAGKEPDITVEDGYEAARIALAALESAKTGQPVDLTVGGVI; encoded by the coding sequence AACCATGCCGCTCGATACTCCCAAATGGATGATGTTCAGATCGCTGGGGTTTACGATCATGACGATCAGACTGCGGAACGAATTGTCAGGCAATTTGGCGCAACGAAATACGGCAACGTCGATCAGTTAATTAGGGCGGTCGATTACGTTGATATCTGCACCCCTACCAATACACATGTCGATCTACTCGAACAAGTAGCGAATGCGGGTAAATCGGTGTTTACTGAGAAACCGCTTGGGCGTACTCTCGAAGAATGCAAACGGGCGGTTGAAGCTGTTCGCAAGAACAATGTGCTGTGTATGCCGGGGCATGTGGTTCGATTTTGTCCTGAATTCAAGCGTGCTAAAGAGATGGTGGGAGATGGCGCTGTTGGAACACCCGCCGCTATACGCACAACTCGCGCAAGAGTACCGATGGGTGGTTGGAATGCCGACACTTCGATGAGAGGTGGGGTTATTCTGGACCTTATCGTTCATGATTTCGATTGGATCCGCTGGACGTTCGGCCCTGTCGAGCGTGTATTCGCCCGTGGGATTGCCGCAAATAAACCTGGTGGGTTTGATTATGCTCTGGTCACTCTCAAACTCAAAAACGGTGCGATAGCTCATGTTGAGGGTAGTTGGGCGGAACCTAGTAATTTCTTTGTCGCCTTCGAAATTGCTGGAGATAAAGGGCTTTTGGATTATAACAGCAACCGCGATTCTTCCTTCAAAGTCACCAAAGCCAAAACGGAAACGACCACAGGGTTCAGTTTATTCGAAAGTCCACTCACTCCTCAGGAAGACCCGCTTTATTTAGAGCTTAGGCATTTTGCGGACTGCGTGATAGCGGGCAAGGAACCTGATATTACTGTTGAAGATGGTTATGAGGCGGCACGAATTGCTCTGGCCGCACTTGAATCAGCCAAA